A part of Gemmatimonadaceae bacterium genomic DNA contains:
- a CDS encoding DUF983 domain-containing protein, producing MAILRVPLTTLILRALRLRCPHCGGGKIFAGFGKLKSNCPTCGLRLERGEGDYFVGAYLFNLIAVELILFFCVCGFVYVTWPDPPWDFITYTTGFLMLSGCVLCYPFAKVTWLAVDIAIRPLSDEELQWHQVGGELGEQELPHV from the coding sequence GTGGCCATTCTGCGGGTTCCCCTGACGACGCTGATCCTGCGCGCATTGCGTCTCCGCTGTCCGCACTGCGGTGGTGGCAAGATCTTCGCGGGCTTCGGCAAGCTCAAGTCGAACTGCCCGACGTGCGGGCTGCGGCTCGAACGGGGGGAAGGCGACTATTTCGTCGGTGCGTACCTGTTCAATCTCATCGCCGTTGAACTCATTCTGTTCTTCTGCGTCTGCGGTTTCGTGTATGTCACGTGGCCCGATCCGCCCTGGGACTTCATCACGTACACGACCGGCTTCCTGATGCTGTCGGGGTGTGTGCTCTGCTATCCCTTCGCGAAGGTCACGTGGCTGGCGGTGGACATCGCCATTCGTCCGCTGTCCGACGAGGAGTTGCAGTGGCATCAGGTGGGTGGCGAGCTCGGTGAGCAGGAGCTCCCGCACGTTTGA